A single region of the Cucumis melo cultivar AY chromosome 3, USDA_Cmelo_AY_1.0, whole genome shotgun sequence genome encodes:
- the LOC103488346 gene encoding sister chromatid cohesion protein PDS5 homolog C, whose amino-acid sequence MASSDKDVEEQLLEAGNKIVDPPTSVEELLPLLDKIESLLAKVEQSPSISMQVALTPSLKALVSDQLLRHSDIDVKVSVAACISEITRITAPDAPYNDEQMKEVFHLIVSSFENLSEKSSRSYAKRASILETVAKVRSCVVMLDLECDGLIIEMFQHFFKTIRDYHPENVFSSMETIMSLVLEESEDMAVGLLSPILESVKKDNEEILPIARKLGERVLNNCSTKLKPYLVQAVKTLGISFDDYSDVVASICKDLSGSLEPSNLHDAGENVVEEKPTEVATPERVDTGMEKHHDSVKSNGVAQGGEDGSVSTLENKKEEHGEECKEVKSPKSPEPANLGSEKASNVKERSEKSSRKKGKKSNQSSKSTEISHVDSQKGSESQPERDSHSEHPGSPRDDQSAENLPLENEADAKPSSPKAMEIESANVASPSLSESVPDECNNKSGQGSKVGQAKRKGNSVKEVAASSAEVSKKSSDGMDESGAKLDSDAEEKVPAGVSDDTKPAAEDAGERESDTTSDFETKTLKQSARKGDGSSKSSGSSLKQSEVKRKKGSGKSSSGKNVKSVDDDKKETTPVQKPASKNTKDEKIVDKTPTTVSKRKRTPVKEKESETKGFDESLVGSKIKVWWPKDRMFYEGVVESFDRGKKKHKVLYTDGDEEILNLKKEKWQYIDDESESEQEETADLVRSESAVETPQKKKAKQNANESAKRGKMDASPKKGGGTSSSKSKGAATKTDRSSGSKVESKLKETTPKGGRHTAVTGSKSKDQGTPKTGSKPGSTGPKIAGKSKNDDAESNKTSKSKDDETSTPAVVAKSIKQDVSKTGKSKQETPKTPVSKGKSTKTGDKSSNTNLSTKVKFTSSKAKEKESGDVKNSSTSGKTMENSKGKSLNSSNDQGSESKSGKKRRRESKG is encoded by the exons ATGGCGTCTTCCGACAAGGATGTTGAAGAACAGCTTTTGGAAGCTGGCAATAAGATTGTTGACCCTCCTACTTCAGTTGAAGAACTTCTACCTCTTCTCGAC AAAATTGAGAGTTTGCTGGCAAAAGTTGAACAATCCCCTTCAATATCAATGCAAGTTGCACTCACTCCATCACTGAAAGCCTTGGTTTCTGATCAGCTTCTAAGGCATTCGGATATTGATGTCAAAGTTTCAGTTGCTGCATGTATCAGTGAAATAACTAGGATCACTGCACCTGATGCCCCTTACAATGATGAGCAAATGAAG GAGGTATTTCATCTTATAGTATCATCCTTTGAAAATCTCTCTGAAAAGTCAAGTCGATCATATGCAAAGCGGGCATCAATTCTTGAAACCGTTGCAAAGGTTAGATCATGCGTGGTCATGCTGGATTTGGAATGTGATGGATTGATCATCGAGATGTTCCAGCATTTTTTTAAGACAATAAG GGATTATCACCCAGAGAATGTATTTTCGTCAATGGAGACAATTATGAGCCTTGTTTTAGAAGAAAGTGAAGATATGGCTGTAGGGCTCCTATCTCCTATCTTAGAAAGTGTGAAGAAGGACAATGAG GAAATTCTACCTATTGCTCGGAAGTTAGGAGAGAGAGTTCTTAACAACTGTTCTACCAAGCTCAAACCTTATTTGGTTCAAGCTGTAAAAACCTTGGGAATTTCTTTTGATGATTACAGTGATGTTGTTGCTTCTATATGCAAAGATCTCTCTGGCTCTCTTGAGCCAAGTAATCTTCACGATGCTGGTGAAAACGTG GTTGAAGAAAAACCAACAGAAGTGGCTACACCTGAGAGAGTTGACACGGGCATGGAGAAACATCATGATTCTGTTAAGAGCAATGGAGTTGCACAAGGGGGTGAGGATGGCTCAGTATCTACTTTGGAGAACAAGAAGGAAGAACATGGTGAGGAATGCAAAGAGGTGAAATCACCCAAAAGTCCTGAACCTGCTAATTTGGGCTCTGAGAAGGCTAGCAATGTAAAGGAAAGATCTGAGAAGTCCTCTAGGAAAAAAGGTAAAAAATCTAATCAGTCCTCGAAATCGACTGAAATTTCTCATGTTGATTCCCAAAAGGGATCTGAGAGCCAGCCAGAACGTGATAGCCACAGCGAACATCCTGGTTCTCCTCGTGATGACCAGTCTGCTGAAAATTTGCCTTTGGAAAATGAGGCTGATGCCAAGCCTTCCTCACCCAAGGCTATGGAGATTGAATCTGCAAATGTTGCTTCACCTTCACTTAGTGAAAGTGTTCCTGATGAGTGTAACAATAAGTCTGGACAGGGAAGTAAGGTTGGACAGGCAAAAAGGAAAGGCAACTCAGTTAAGGAGGTGGCGGCATCATCTGCAGAAGTTTCAAAAAAATCATCGGATGGAATGGATGAATCAGGAGCAAAGCTCGATTCAGATGCTGAAGAGAAGGTTCCTGCTGGAGTTTCTGATGATACTAAGCCTGCAGCTGAAGATGCAGGAGAGAGGGAAAGTGATACTACCAGTGATTTCGAAACCAAGACATTGAAGCAGTCTGCTAGGAAGGGTGATGGAAGCAGCAAGAGTAGTGGGAGTTCTTTAAAACAATCAGAGGTCAAGAGAAAGAAGGGATCAGGGAAATCTAGTTCTGGAAAAAACGTTAAGTCAGTTGACGATGATAAAAAG GAAACTACACCTGTGCAGAAACCAGCCTCCAAAAACACCAAAGATGAGAAGATTGTGGACAAGACTCCAACAACAGTTTCCAAGAGGAAACGAACTCCTGTCAAAGAAAAA GAGTCTGAAACCAAGGGTTTTGATGAATCTTTAGTTGGTTCAAAGATAAAAGTGTGGTGGCCAAAAGATCGCAT GTTTTATGAAGGTGTAGTCGAATCTTTTGATCGGGGAAAAAAGAAGCACAAG GTATTGTATACGGATGGAGACGAAGAGATACTAAATCTTAAAAAGGAGAAATGGCAGTATATTGATGATGAGTCTGAATCCGAACAG GAGGAAACAGCAGATTTAGTGAGGTCAGAATCTGCAGTAGAGAC ACCTCAAaagaaaaaggcaaaacaaaatgcCAATGAGTCTGCAAAGCGAGGAAAGATGGATGCTTCACCCAAAAA GGGTGGAGGGACTTCCTCCAGCAAATCCAAGGGTGCAGCTACAAAAACTGACAGGAGTAGTGGCAGCAAAGTCGAAAGCAAGTTGAAAGAGACTACCCCTAAGGGTGGAAGACACACAGCTGTTACGGGTAGCAAATCGAAGGATCAAGGCACTCCTAAAACTGGAAGCAAACCTGGTAGCACTGGTCCAAAAATCGCTGGCAAGTCGAAGAATGATGATGCTGAATCCAACAAGACTAGCAAATCTAAGGATGACGAGACATCCACACCTGCTGTTGTTGCCAAGTCCATCAAGCAAGATGTATCGAAGACGGGGAAGTCCAAACAAGAAACCCCAAAAACTCCTGTTTCAAAAGGCAAGTCTACCAAAACAGGCGATAAGTCTAGTAATACCAACCTCTCCACCAAGGTTAAGTTCACATCTtcaaaagcaaaagaaaaagaaagtggaGATGTGAAGAATTCATCTACTTCTGGGAAAACAATGGAGAACTCAAAGGGAAAGTCACTAAATTCATCCAATGATCAGGGCAGTGAATCCAAGtcaggaaagaaaagaagaagagagtcAAAAGGTTGA